The following coding sequences are from one Triticum aestivum cultivar Chinese Spring chromosome 5A, IWGSC CS RefSeq v2.1, whole genome shotgun sequence window:
- the LOC123104171 gene encoding transcription factor TGA2 isoform X1, with protein MMMSEGQGQQQQQEIITQQHQQQQQPLEMDITFGMSSHQHHHAPPSSSSSSSMHAAAASFMSGKEASGAYDQLGELDQALFMYLDHGHASTQQEQRQTLNIFPSQPMHVEPSPKGELGLVLSPAPVGSKMPSPDHHHHQQQQQAAAAAMEELAAGSRRQQQEHHLHLQHQQQQPAFATAESAGVSNNKDVKPLTKKEHKRGLSTGERDPKTLRRLAQNREAARKSRLRKKAYIQQLESSRIRLAQIEQELHSARAQGVLYPGSSLLAEQGIAGKGLGGIDGLSSAEAAMFDVEYARWQEEHNRLMYELRAALQQHLPEGELQMYVESCLAHHDEVLAIKDAVIKGDVFHLISGVWRSPAERCFLWLGGFRPSEVIKMVLSHVDPLTEQQIVAVYGLQQSAVQTEEALSQGLDTLYQALSDTIVSDALTCCSTPNVSNYMGQMGLAVHKLTTLEGFVRQAEKLRQQMLHRLHQVLTARQMARSLLAVSDYFHRLRVLSSFWVNRNRMAPQDQQLEAAPHT; from the exons ATGATGATGAGTGAAGGCCAGGGACAGCAGCAACAGCAGGAGATCATCACCCAGCAACATCAGCAACAGCAACAGCCGCTGGAGATGGACATCACCTTCGGGATGAGCAGCCATCAACATCACCATGCCCctccctcctcgtcctcctcctcctccatgcacgccgccgccgcgagcttcat GAGCGGCAAGGAGGCATCAGGCGCGTATGACCAACTGGGGGAGCTGGACCAGGCCCTGTTCATGTACCTCGACCACGGCCACGCCTCCACGCAGCAGGAGCAGCGCC AGACCCTCAACATCTTCCCCTCCCAGCCGATGCACGTGGAGCCATCACCAAAG GGGGAGCTTGGCCTAGTCCTGTCGCCAGCGCCCGTGGGGTCGAAGATGCCGTCGCCGGACCACCatcaccaccagcagcagcagcaggcggccGCGGCGGCCATGGAGGAGTTGGCGGCGGGGAGCAGGAGGCAGCAGCAGGAGCACCACCTCCACCTGCAGCACCAGCAACAACAACCCGCCTTCGCCACCGCCGAGTCCGCAGGGGTCAGCAACAACAAGGATGTCAAGCCGCTGACAAAG AAGGAGCACAAGAGGGGCTTATCCACCGGCGAACGCGACCCAAAA ACGCTGAGGAGGCTAGCCCAGAACAGGGAGGCGGCAAGGAAGAGCAGGCTGAGGAAGAAG GCCTATATCCAGCAGCTCGAGTCCAGCAGGATCAGGCTGGCTCAGATCGAGCAAGAACTCCACAGCGCAAGAGCTCAG GGAGTGCTCTACCCCGGCAGCAGCCTCCTCGCCGAGCAAGGCATCGCCGGAAAAGGTCTCGGCGGCATCGACGGCCTCAGCTCAG CAGAGGCGGCGATGTTCGACGTGGAGTACGCGCGGTGGCAGGAGGAGCACAACCGGCTGATGTACGAGCTGCGGGCGGCGCTGCAGCAgcacctgccggagggggagcTGCAGATGTACGTGGAGAGCTGCCTGGCGCACCACGACGAGGTGCTGGCCATCAAGGACGCCGTCATCAAGGGCGACGTCTTCCACCTCATCTCCGGCGTCTGGAGGAGCCCCGCCGAGCGCTGCTTCCTCTGGCTCGGCGGCTTCCGCCCCTCCGAGGTCATCAAG atggTGCTTTCGCACGTGGACCCGCTGACGGAGCAGCAGATCGTGGCGGTGTACGGGCTGCAGCAGTCGGCGGTGCAGACGGAGGAGGCGCTGAGCCAGGGCCTGGACACCCTCTACCAGGCGCTCTCCGACACCATCGTCTCCGACGCGCTCACCTGCTGCTCCACCCCCAACGTCTCCAACTACATGGGCCAGATGGGCCTCGCCGTCCACAAGCTCACCACCCTCGAAGGCTTCGTCAGACAG GCGGAGAAGCTGAGGCAGCAGATGCTCCACCGGCTGCACCAGGTGCTGACGGCGCGGCAGATGGCGCGGTCGCTGCTAGCCGTCTCCGACTACTTCCACCGCCTCCGCGTGCTCAGCTCCTTCTGGGTCAACCGCAACAGGATGGCGCCGCAGGACCAGCAGCTGGAGGCCGCCCCTCACACCTAA
- the LOC123104171 gene encoding transcription factor TGA2 isoform X2, protein MMMSEGQGQQQQQEIITQQHQQQQQPLEMDITFGMSSHQHHHAPPSSSSSSSMHAAAASFMSGKEASGAYDQLGELDQALFMYLDHGHASTQQEQRQTLNIFPSQPMHVEPSPKGELGLVLSPAPVGSKMPSPDHHHHQQQQQAAAAAMEELAAGSRRQQQEHHLHLQHQQQQPAFATAESAGVSNNKDVKPLTKKEHKRGLSTGERDPKTLRRLAQNREAARKSRLRKKAYIQQLESSRIRLAQIEQELHSARAQGVLYPGSSLLAEQGIAGKGLGGIDGLSSEAAMFDVEYARWQEEHNRLMYELRAALQQHLPEGELQMYVESCLAHHDEVLAIKDAVIKGDVFHLISGVWRSPAERCFLWLGGFRPSEVIKMVLSHVDPLTEQQIVAVYGLQQSAVQTEEALSQGLDTLYQALSDTIVSDALTCCSTPNVSNYMGQMGLAVHKLTTLEGFVRQAEKLRQQMLHRLHQVLTARQMARSLLAVSDYFHRLRVLSSFWVNRNRMAPQDQQLEAAPHT, encoded by the exons ATGATGATGAGTGAAGGCCAGGGACAGCAGCAACAGCAGGAGATCATCACCCAGCAACATCAGCAACAGCAACAGCCGCTGGAGATGGACATCACCTTCGGGATGAGCAGCCATCAACATCACCATGCCCctccctcctcgtcctcctcctcctccatgcacgccgccgccgcgagcttcat GAGCGGCAAGGAGGCATCAGGCGCGTATGACCAACTGGGGGAGCTGGACCAGGCCCTGTTCATGTACCTCGACCACGGCCACGCCTCCACGCAGCAGGAGCAGCGCC AGACCCTCAACATCTTCCCCTCCCAGCCGATGCACGTGGAGCCATCACCAAAG GGGGAGCTTGGCCTAGTCCTGTCGCCAGCGCCCGTGGGGTCGAAGATGCCGTCGCCGGACCACCatcaccaccagcagcagcagcaggcggccGCGGCGGCCATGGAGGAGTTGGCGGCGGGGAGCAGGAGGCAGCAGCAGGAGCACCACCTCCACCTGCAGCACCAGCAACAACAACCCGCCTTCGCCACCGCCGAGTCCGCAGGGGTCAGCAACAACAAGGATGTCAAGCCGCTGACAAAG AAGGAGCACAAGAGGGGCTTATCCACCGGCGAACGCGACCCAAAA ACGCTGAGGAGGCTAGCCCAGAACAGGGAGGCGGCAAGGAAGAGCAGGCTGAGGAAGAAG GCCTATATCCAGCAGCTCGAGTCCAGCAGGATCAGGCTGGCTCAGATCGAGCAAGAACTCCACAGCGCAAGAGCTCAG GGAGTGCTCTACCCCGGCAGCAGCCTCCTCGCCGAGCAAGGCATCGCCGGAAAAGGTCTCGGCGGCATCGACGGCCTCAGCTCAG AGGCGGCGATGTTCGACGTGGAGTACGCGCGGTGGCAGGAGGAGCACAACCGGCTGATGTACGAGCTGCGGGCGGCGCTGCAGCAgcacctgccggagggggagcTGCAGATGTACGTGGAGAGCTGCCTGGCGCACCACGACGAGGTGCTGGCCATCAAGGACGCCGTCATCAAGGGCGACGTCTTCCACCTCATCTCCGGCGTCTGGAGGAGCCCCGCCGAGCGCTGCTTCCTCTGGCTCGGCGGCTTCCGCCCCTCCGAGGTCATCAAG atggTGCTTTCGCACGTGGACCCGCTGACGGAGCAGCAGATCGTGGCGGTGTACGGGCTGCAGCAGTCGGCGGTGCAGACGGAGGAGGCGCTGAGCCAGGGCCTGGACACCCTCTACCAGGCGCTCTCCGACACCATCGTCTCCGACGCGCTCACCTGCTGCTCCACCCCCAACGTCTCCAACTACATGGGCCAGATGGGCCTCGCCGTCCACAAGCTCACCACCCTCGAAGGCTTCGTCAGACAG GCGGAGAAGCTGAGGCAGCAGATGCTCCACCGGCTGCACCAGGTGCTGACGGCGCGGCAGATGGCGCGGTCGCTGCTAGCCGTCTCCGACTACTTCCACCGCCTCCGCGTGCTCAGCTCCTTCTGGGTCAACCGCAACAGGATGGCGCCGCAGGACCAGCAGCTGGAGGCCGCCCCTCACACCTAA